A portion of the Lysinibacillus timonensis genome contains these proteins:
- a CDS encoding sigma-70 family RNA polymerase sigma factor has translation MGDFELAKRAIGGDHDAFLKVLELNEDVHYRIAYSYLRNEHDALEAIQEFTYRSIKKIHTVKHPEFLSTWLIRILLNVCHDMKRKLNRVELKKEIEMGETQNTIHLELSEAISKLSIDQQQLIYLKYYKDLKNEEIAETIQIPEGTVKSRLHTTLKKLRSLFGEGGK, from the coding sequence ATGGGTGATTTTGAGTTAGCAAAACGAGCAATAGGTGGGGACCATGACGCATTTTTAAAAGTATTAGAACTCAATGAAGATGTTCACTATCGAATTGCTTATAGTTATCTAAGGAATGAACACGATGCATTAGAAGCAATACAAGAATTTACTTACAGAAGTATTAAAAAAATACATACAGTCAAACACCCGGAATTTCTCTCCACATGGCTCATTCGTATCTTATTGAACGTATGTCATGATATGAAGCGAAAACTGAACCGAGTGGAACTAAAGAAAGAAATTGAAATGGGTGAAACACAGAATACGATTCATTTGGAACTGTCAGAGGCGATATCTAAACTATCAATCGATCAACAGCAATTAATCTATTTAAAGTATTATAAAGATTTAAAAAATGAGGAAATCGCAGAAACGATACAAATTCCAGAAGGAACTGTCAAATCACGTTTACACACAACGTTGAAAAAACTACGATCTCTATTTGGTGAAGGGGGGAAGTAA
- the metA gene encoding homoserine O-succinyltransferase — protein MPINIPRNLPAGEILRQEKIFIMEEDRARTQEIRPLNILVFNLMPEKEKTELQLLRLLGNTPLQTNVTFLNTATYSSKNVSKSHLETFYKTFDEIKHRRFDGMIITGAPVERMEFEDVNYWNELTQIMDWSKVNVTSNMYICWGAQAALYYHFGIGKFELPKKCSGIYSHVITDLTVDLVRGFSDEFVAPHSRHTDVSLDEVRNHPDLELLSYSDDAGAFIIQSKDTKHIMITGHLEYDAHTLADEYKRDVERGEDDVEMPVNYFPNNDPSQDPKNTWRAHSHLLFYNWLNYYVYQITPYDWHYAEDEIEYHI, from the coding sequence TTGCCTATCAATATACCGAGAAATTTACCCGCTGGTGAAATTTTACGACAAGAGAAAATCTTCATCATGGAAGAAGACCGCGCAAGGACGCAAGAAATACGTCCGTTGAACATTTTAGTTTTTAACTTAATGCCAGAAAAGGAAAAAACGGAATTACAGCTATTACGCTTATTAGGTAATACTCCTTTACAAACGAATGTAACATTCTTAAATACAGCAACATACTCGTCTAAAAATGTATCTAAATCACATTTAGAAACATTTTATAAAACGTTCGACGAAATCAAACATCGCCGATTCGACGGAATGATTATTACTGGTGCTCCTGTTGAACGAATGGAATTTGAAGATGTTAACTATTGGAACGAATTAACTCAAATCATGGATTGGTCAAAAGTGAATGTAACATCAAATATGTATATTTGCTGGGGAGCACAAGCAGCCCTCTATTACCATTTTGGTATAGGCAAATTTGAATTACCAAAAAAATGTTCAGGTATATATTCACATGTCATAACAGACTTAACGGTAGATTTAGTGCGAGGATTTAGTGACGAATTTGTTGCACCACATTCAAGACATACTGATGTTTCGCTTGATGAAGTCCGCAACCATCCAGACTTAGAATTATTAAGCTATTCAGATGATGCAGGGGCATTTATTATCCAATCCAAAGACACAAAACATATTATGATTACAGGACATCTAGAATATGATGCCCACACATTAGCTGATGAATATAAACGAGATGTTGAACGAGGGGAAGACGATGTGGAGATGCCAGTGAACTACTTCCCAAATAATGACCCTAGTCAAGATCCAAAAAACACATGGCGTGCTCATTCACATTTACTATTCTATAACTGGCTAAACTACTACGTTTACCAAATCACGCCATACGATTGGCACTATGCGGAAGATGAAATCGAATATCATATTTAA